From a single Pseudomonas serboccidentalis genomic region:
- a CDS encoding DUF3565 domain-containing protein → METALLAAISMGRDLLHKNIERPSLAKQSRESEHNPDKRDSTITGFHQDEDGHWVAELSCGHTQHLRHQPPWQSRAWVLDPAQRIEKIGQPFACGWCAQGSVSDNLGD, encoded by the coding sequence ATGGAGACAGCCTTATTGGCGGCGATCAGCATGGGGCGAGACCTTTTGCATAAGAATATAGAAAGGCCAAGTTTAGCGAAGCAATCGCGCGAAAGCGAACACAACCCGGACAAACGGGATTCGACGATCACCGGTTTCCATCAGGACGAGGACGGTCACTGGGTGGCCGAGCTTTCCTGTGGCCACACCCAGCACCTGCGCCACCAGCCGCCATGGCAATCGCGCGCCTGGGTCCTCGACCCGGCGCAACGTATTGAAAAAATAGGCCAACCCTTTGCCTGCGGTTGGTGCGCACAAGGCTCGGTTAGCGATAACCTTGGCGACTGA
- the pta gene encoding phosphate acetyltransferase codes for MQTFFIAPTDFGVGLTSISLGLVRTLERAGLKVGFFKPIAQPHPGDTGPERSTELVARTHGLKPPQPLGLAHVERMLGDGQLDELLEEIIALYQQAAIGKDVLVVEGMVPTRSASYAARVNLHLAKSLDAEVILVSAPENEVLAELSGRVELQAQLFGGPKDPKVLGVILNKVKTDESMDAFAARLKEHSPLLRSGDFRLLGCIPFQPELNAPRTRDVADLMGAQVLNAGDYETRRMTKIIICARTMRNTVELLKPGVLVVTPGDRDDIILAVSLAALNGVPLAGLLLTSDTLPDPRIMDLCRGALQAGLPVLSVSTGSYDTANLLNGLNKEIPIDDRERAEIITDFVASHLDAKWLHQRCGTPREMRLSPAVFRYQLIQRAQSANKRIVLPEGSEPLTVQAAAICQERGIARCVLLAKPEDVEAVARAQGIELPPGLEILDPDLIRERYIEPMVALRKSKSLNAPMAEQQLEDTVVIGTMMLALDEVDGLVSGVINTTANTIRPALQLIKTAPGCTLVSSVFFMLFPEEVLVYGDCVMNPHPSATELAEIALQSADSAAAFGITPRVAMISYSSGESASGEEVEKVREATLLAHEQQHSLLIDGPLQYDAAANAEVARQLAPNSQVAGRATVFVFPDLNTGNTTHKAVQRSADCVSLGPMLQGLRKPVNDLPRGAQVDDIVYTIALTAIQAANRPMDV; via the coding sequence ATGCAAACTTTTTTTATCGCACCCACCGATTTTGGCGTGGGCCTGACCTCCATCAGCCTCGGGCTGGTGCGTACCCTGGAGCGGGCCGGACTGAAAGTCGGCTTCTTCAAACCGATTGCCCAGCCACATCCGGGCGACACCGGCCCCGAGCGTTCCACCGAACTGGTGGCGCGCACCCACGGCCTGAAACCGCCGCAACCACTGGGCCTGGCCCATGTCGAGCGGATGCTTGGTGACGGCCAGCTCGACGAACTGCTCGAAGAAATCATCGCCCTTTATCAGCAAGCCGCCATCGGCAAAGACGTGCTGGTGGTCGAAGGCATGGTGCCGACCCGCAGCGCCAGCTACGCCGCGCGCGTCAACCTGCATCTGGCGAAAAGCCTGGATGCCGAGGTGATTCTGGTCTCGGCGCCGGAAAACGAAGTCCTCGCCGAACTCTCCGGCCGCGTGGAATTGCAGGCGCAATTGTTCGGTGGCCCGAAAGACCCGAAAGTCCTCGGGGTGATCCTCAACAAGGTCAAGACCGACGAGAGCATGGACGCCTTCGCCGCGCGTCTGAAGGAACATTCGCCGTTGTTGCGCAGCGGTGATTTCCGCCTGCTCGGCTGCATTCCGTTTCAGCCGGAACTCAACGCACCGCGCACCCGTGACGTCGCCGACCTGATGGGCGCGCAGGTGCTCAACGCCGGCGACTACGAAACCCGGCGCATGACCAAAATCATTATTTGCGCGCGCACCATGCGCAACACCGTGGAGCTGCTCAAGCCCGGCGTGCTGGTGGTGACCCCGGGTGACCGCGACGACATCATCCTCGCGGTCAGCCTCGCGGCGCTCAATGGCGTACCGCTGGCCGGCCTGTTGCTGACCAGCGACACCCTGCCCGATCCGCGCATCATGGACTTGTGTCGTGGCGCGTTGCAGGCCGGTTTGCCGGTGCTGTCGGTGAGCACCGGCTCCTACGACACCGCCAACCTGCTCAACGGTCTGAACAAGGAAATCCCCATCGATGACCGCGAACGCGCGGAGATCATCACCGATTTCGTCGCCAGCCATCTCGACGCCAAGTGGCTGCATCAACGCTGCGGTACGCCGCGAGAAATGCGCCTGTCGCCCGCCGTGTTCCGTTATCAATTGATTCAACGGGCGCAGTCGGCGAACAAGCGCATCGTCCTGCCCGAAGGCAGCGAGCCGCTCACCGTGCAAGCGGCGGCGATCTGTCAGGAGCGCGGGATCGCCCGTTGCGTGTTGCTGGCCAAACCCGAGGACGTCGAAGCCGTGGCCCGCGCTCAGGGCATCGAGTTGCCGCCGGGGCTGGAAATCCTTGATCCGGACCTGATCCGCGAACGTTACATCGAGCCGATGGTCGCCCTGCGCAAGAGCAAAAGCCTCAACGCGCCGATGGCCGAACAGCAACTGGAAGACACCGTGGTGATCGGCACGATGATGCTCGCGCTGGATGAAGTCGACGGGCTGGTGTCGGGTGTGATCAACACCACCGCCAACACCATCCGCCCGGCCCTGCAACTGATCAAGACCGCGCCGGGCTGCACGCTGGTGTCCTCGGTATTCTTCATGCTGTTTCCCGAAGAAGTGCTGGTTTACGGTGACTGCGTGATGAACCCGCACCCGAGCGCAACAGAACTGGCCGAGATCGCTCTGCAAAGCGCCGACTCGGCGGCGGCTTTCGGCATCACCCCACGGGTGGCGATGATCAGCTACTCCAGCGGCGAATCCGCCAGCGGTGAAGAAGTCGAGAAAGTCCGCGAAGCCACCCTGCTCGCCCATGAGCAACAGCATTCGCTGCTGATCGACGGCCCGCTGCAATACGATGCGGCTGCCAACGCAGAAGTCGCCCGGCAACTGGCGCCGAACAGCCAGGTGGCCGGTCGCGCCACGGTGTTCGTGTTCCCTGACCTGAACACCGGCAACACCACCCACAAAGCCGTGCAACGCAGCGCCGACTGCGTCAGCCTCGGCCCGATGCTGCAAGGCCTGCGCAAACCGGTGAACGATCTGCCGCGCGGCGCGCAGGTCGACGACATTGTCTACACCATCGCCCTGACCGCGATTCAAGCCGCCAACCGACCTATGGATGTGTAA
- the cysN gene encoding sulfate adenylyltransferase subunit CysN: protein MSHVSDLISEDILAYLGQHERKELLRFLTCGNVDDGKSTLIGRLLHDSKMIYEDHLEAITRDSKKVGTTGDDIDLALLVDGLQAEREQGITIDVAYRYFSTAKRKFIIADTPGHEQYTRNMATGASTCDLAIILVDARYGVQTQTRRHSFIASLLGIKHIVVAINKMDLKDFDQGVFESIKADYLKFAEGLKMKPTSMHFVPMSALKGDNVVNKSERSPWYTGQSLMEILETVEVAGDRNFTDLRFPVQYVNRPNLNFRGFAGTLASGIVHKGDEVVVLPSGKSSRVKSIVTFEGELEHAGPGQAVTLTMEDEIDISRGDLLVHADNVPPVTDSFEAMLVWMAEEPMLPGKKYDIKRATSYVPGSIASIVNKVDVNTLEEGPASALQLNEIGKVKIALDAPIALDGYDSNRTTGAFIVIDRLTNGTVGAGMIVAQPVAHGTASHHGKLAHVATEERAQRFGQQPATVLFSGLSGAGKSTLAYAVERKLFDMGRAVFVLDGQNLRQDLNKGLPQDRSGRTENWRRAAHVARQFNEAGLLTLAAFVAPSAEGREQVKELIGKDRLLTVYVQASPAVCAERDPQGLYAAGGDNIPGESFPYDVPLNADLVIDTQSLSLEESVKQVLDLLRKRGAI, encoded by the coding sequence ATGTCGCACGTATCTGATTTGATCAGCGAGGACATCCTCGCCTACCTGGGCCAGCACGAACGTAAAGAGCTGCTGCGCTTTTTGACCTGCGGTAACGTCGATGACGGCAAGAGCACCCTGATCGGGCGCCTGCTGCACGACTCCAAGATGATCTACGAAGATCACCTGGAAGCCATCACCCGCGATTCGAAGAAAGTCGGCACCACCGGTGACGACATTGACCTGGCGTTGCTGGTCGACGGCCTGCAGGCCGAGCGTGAGCAGGGCATCACCATCGATGTCGCCTACCGCTATTTCTCCACCGCCAAGCGCAAGTTCATCATCGCCGACACCCCCGGCCATGAACAGTACACCCGCAACATGGCCACCGGTGCGTCCACCTGTGACCTGGCGATCATCCTGGTTGACGCCCGTTACGGCGTGCAGACCCAGACCCGTCGCCACAGCTTCATTGCCTCGCTGCTGGGCATCAAGCACATCGTCGTCGCCATCAACAAGATGGACTTGAAAGACTTCGATCAGGGCGTGTTCGAGTCGATCAAGGCCGACTACCTGAAGTTCGCCGAAGGCTTGAAAATGAAGCCGACCAGCATGCACTTCGTGCCGATGTCCGCTCTCAAGGGCGACAACGTGGTGAACAAGTCCGAGCGCTCGCCGTGGTACACCGGCCAGTCGCTGATGGAAATCCTCGAGACCGTGGAAGTGGCGGGCGACCGCAACTTCACCGATCTTCGGTTCCCGGTGCAGTACGTCAACCGTCCGAACCTGAACTTCCGCGGTTTCGCCGGCACCCTGGCCAGCGGCATCGTGCACAAGGGTGACGAAGTGGTTGTTCTGCCGTCGGGCAAGAGCAGCCGCGTGAAGTCCATCGTCACCTTCGAAGGTGAGCTGGAGCACGCAGGTCCCGGTCAGGCTGTCACGCTGACCATGGAAGACGAAATCGACATCTCCCGTGGCGACCTGTTGGTGCATGCCGACAACGTGCCGCCGGTCACCGACAGCTTCGAAGCGATGCTGGTGTGGATGGCTGAAGAGCCGATGCTGCCAGGCAAGAAATACGACATCAAACGCGCCACCAGTTACGTGCCGGGCTCGATTGCCAGCATCGTCAACAAGGTCGACGTGAACACCCTCGAAGAAGGCCCGGCGAGCGCGTTGCAGCTCAACGAAATCGGCAAGGTGAAGATCGCGCTCGACGCGCCGATCGCCCTCGACGGTTACGACAGCAACCGCACCACCGGCGCATTCATCGTCATTGATCGTTTGACCAACGGCACCGTCGGCGCCGGCATGATCGTCGCTCAGCCAGTGGCTCATGGGACGGCTTCGCACCACGGCAAACTGGCGCATGTTGCCACTGAAGAGCGTGCCCAACGCTTCGGCCAGCAACCGGCGACCGTACTGTTCAGCGGCCTGTCGGGCGCCGGCAAGAGCACGCTGGCCTATGCGGTCGAGCGCAAGTTGTTCGACATGGGCCGTGCGGTGTTCGTGCTCGATGGACAGAACCTGCGTCAGGACCTGAACAAAGGCCTGCCACAGGATCGCTCCGGCCGTACCGAGAACTGGCGTCGTGCCGCGCACGTGGCGCGTCAGTTCAACGAGGCAGGCTTGCTGACACTGGCAGCGTTCGTTGCACCGAGTGCCGAAGGGCGTGAGCAGGTCAAGGAGCTGATCGGCAAGGATCGTCTGCTGACCGTTTACGTGCAGGCCTCGCCGGCCGTGTGCGCCGAGCGTGATCCGCAAGGTCTGTATGCCGCCGGTGGCGACAACATCCCGGGCGAGTCCTTCCCGTACGACGTGCCGCTGAACGCCGATCTGGTGATCGACACCCAGTCGCTGTCGCTGGAAGAAAGCGTCAAGCAAGTGCTGGATCTGCTGCGCAAGCGTGGCGCGATCTAA
- a CDS encoding glycosyltransferase family 4 protein — translation MASADTEVMTTALHITLISETFPPEINGVANTLGRLCDGLRARGHQVELVRPRQASDPQRSEDDALLLCRGWPLPGYPGLQWGQSSMHKLLRRWKRHRPDVLYIATEGPLGLSALRAARRLGISVVSGFHTNFQQYTNQYGLGLLTRLLTHYLRWFHNRSAMTLVPSVSQRLELERRHFDRLALLSRGVDSQLFHPAKRLNGLREQWGLSEQDIAVIHVGRLAPEKNLGLLKRCFDTLRSTYPQRNLKLIVVGDGPQRLALEKELPEAIFCGSQRGEALAAHYASGDIFLFPSMTETFGNVVLEALASGLGVVAYDQAAAAQHIRHGYNGVLAMPGDEEAFCDAAAWLLEEDETLRCVRLNARQHASRQGWAAIIEQFEKHLRGACVREQVLPNAQTLP, via the coding sequence ATGGCCTCAGCCGACACTGAGGTCATGACGACAGCTCTACATATCACTCTGATCAGCGAAACCTTCCCACCGGAAATCAACGGGGTGGCCAATACCCTTGGCCGTTTGTGCGATGGATTACGCGCGCGCGGGCATCAAGTGGAGCTGGTGCGGCCGCGCCAGGCCAGTGATCCGCAGCGCAGCGAGGATGACGCGCTGCTGCTGTGTCGGGGCTGGCCGTTGCCCGGGTACCCGGGGCTGCAATGGGGCCAGTCGTCGATGCACAAACTGCTGCGGCGCTGGAAGCGCCATCGCCCGGACGTGCTGTACATCGCCACCGAAGGCCCGCTCGGCTTGTCGGCGTTACGGGCGGCGCGGCGTCTGGGGATTTCGGTGGTCAGCGGTTTTCACACCAATTTCCAGCAGTACACCAACCAGTACGGGCTGGGCTTGCTGACGCGCTTGCTGACCCATTACCTGCGCTGGTTCCACAACCGCTCGGCGATGACCCTGGTACCCAGTGTCAGTCAACGACTGGAACTGGAGCGCCGCCATTTCGACCGCCTCGCTTTGCTTTCACGAGGTGTGGACAGCCAGTTGTTTCACCCAGCCAAGCGACTGAACGGTTTGCGTGAGCAATGGGGCCTGAGCGAGCAGGACATCGCGGTGATTCACGTCGGCCGCCTGGCCCCGGAGAAGAACCTCGGCCTGCTCAAGCGTTGCTTCGACACACTGCGTAGCACTTATCCACAGCGCAACCTGAAGCTGATCGTGGTCGGCGACGGCCCGCAACGGCTTGCGCTGGAAAAGGAGCTGCCGGAGGCGATCTTCTGTGGTTCACAGCGCGGCGAAGCGCTGGCGGCGCACTATGCCTCGGGGGATATTTTCCTGTTCCCGAGCATGACCGAAACCTTCGGCAACGTGGTGCTCGAAGCGTTGGCTTCCGGCCTGGGAGTGGTGGCGTACGATCAGGCCGCAGCGGCGCAGCACATTCGCCATGGCTACAACGGTGTGTTGGCGATGCCCGGTGATGAAGAGGCGTTCTGCGATGCGGCGGCATGGCTGCTGGAAGAGGATGAGACGTTGCGTTGCGTGCGCCTGAATGCGCGCCAGCATGCCAGCCGCCAGGGGTGGGCGGCGATCATCGAGCAGTTTGAAAAGCATTTGCGTGGCGCATGTGTACGGGAGCAGGTGTTGCCGAATGCGCAGACATTGCCTTAG
- the trxB gene encoding thioredoxin-disulfide reductase has product MSEVRHSRVIILGSGPAGYSAAVYAARANLKPLLITGMQAGGQLTTTTEVDNWPGDVHGLTGPALMERMREHAERFETEIVFDHINAVDFAAKPYTLTGDSATYTCDALIIATGASARYLGLPSEEAFMGKGVSACATCDGFFYRNKPVAVVGGGNTAVEEALYLANIASTVTLIHRRETFRAEKILIDKLNARVAEGKIILKLNANLDEVLGDNMGVTGARLKNNDGSFDEIKVDGVFIAIGHTPNTSLFEGQLTLKDGYLVVQGGRDGNATATSVEGIFAAGDVADHVYRQAITSAGAGCMAALDTERYLDGLQNASF; this is encoded by the coding sequence ATGTCTGAAGTCCGTCATTCGCGAGTGATTATTCTCGGTTCCGGCCCTGCCGGTTACAGCGCTGCGGTCTACGCCGCCCGTGCCAACCTCAAGCCACTGCTGATCACTGGCATGCAGGCCGGCGGTCAACTGACCACCACCACCGAAGTCGACAACTGGCCGGGCGACGTGCACGGCCTGACCGGCCCGGCACTGATGGAGCGGATGCGTGAGCACGCCGAGCGTTTTGAAACCGAGATCGTTTTCGATCACATCAACGCCGTGGACTTCGCTGCCAAGCCGTACACCCTGACCGGCGACAGCGCGACCTACACCTGCGACGCCCTGATCATCGCCACCGGCGCCAGCGCTCGTTACCTGGGCCTGCCGTCGGAAGAAGCGTTCATGGGCAAAGGCGTTTCTGCCTGCGCGACCTGCGACGGTTTCTTCTACCGCAACAAGCCAGTGGCTGTGGTGGGCGGCGGCAACACCGCTGTTGAAGAAGCGCTGTACCTGGCCAACATCGCCAGCACCGTGACCCTGATCCACCGTCGCGAAACCTTCCGCGCCGAGAAGATCCTGATCGACAAGCTCAACGCCCGCGTGGCCGAAGGCAAGATCATCCTCAAGTTGAACGCCAACCTCGACGAAGTGCTGGGCGACAACATGGGCGTGACCGGTGCGCGCCTGAAGAACAACGACGGCAGCTTCGACGAAATCAAAGTCGACGGCGTGTTCATCGCCATCGGCCACACCCCGAACACCTCGCTGTTCGAAGGCCAACTGACCCTGAAAGACGGTTACCTGGTGGTGCAGGGCGGCCGTGACGGCAACGCCACTGCAACCAGCGTCGAAGGCATCTTCGCTGCCGGTGATGTGGCTGACCACGTTTATCGTCAGGCCATCACCTCGGCCGGCGCCGGCTGCATGGCGGCACTGGACACCGAGCGTTACCTGGACGGTCTGCAGAACGCTTCGTTCTAA
- the cysZ gene encoding sulfate transporter CysZ has translation MPAPVLSGPQYLREGLKLVLSPGLRLFVLLPLAINLVLFVGLIYLAGHQFSLWVDSLMPSLPDWLSFLSYILWPLFVVLVALMVFFTFTMLANVIAAPFNGFLAEKVEVVVRGTDDFPAFSWGELIAMIPRTLAREMRKLGYFLPRAIGLFILSFIPVVNIVAAPLWLLFGVWMMAIQYIDYPADNHKLGWNEMLAWLREKRWQSMSFGGIVYLVLLIPVVNILMMPAAVAGATLFWVRERGAENLVTQR, from the coding sequence ATGCCCGCCCCTGTTCTGTCCGGCCCGCAATACCTGCGCGAAGGCCTCAAACTGGTTCTCAGCCCAGGCCTGCGCCTGTTCGTGTTGTTGCCGCTGGCGATCAATCTGGTGCTGTTCGTCGGATTGATCTATCTGGCAGGCCATCAGTTCAGCCTGTGGGTCGACAGCCTGATGCCGTCGCTGCCCGACTGGCTGAGTTTCCTCAGCTACATCCTCTGGCCATTGTTCGTGGTGCTGGTGGCGCTGATGGTGTTCTTCACCTTCACCATGCTCGCCAACGTCATCGCCGCGCCGTTCAACGGCTTCCTTGCCGAGAAAGTGGAAGTGGTGGTGCGCGGCACCGATGACTTCCCGGCGTTCAGCTGGGGCGAACTGATCGCGATGATCCCGCGCACCCTCGCCCGGGAAATGCGCAAGCTCGGCTACTTCCTGCCGCGAGCGATCGGCCTGTTCATCCTCTCGTTCATCCCGGTGGTGAACATCGTCGCCGCGCCGCTGTGGCTGCTGTTCGGCGTGTGGATGATGGCGATCCAGTACATCGACTACCCGGCGGACAACCACAAACTGGGCTGGAACGAGATGCTCGCCTGGCTGCGCGAAAAGCGCTGGCAGAGCATGAGTTTTGGCGGGATCGTCTATCTCGTGCTGCTGATTCCAGTGGTCAACATCCTGATGATGCCGGCCGCTGTCGCCGGAGCGACGCTGTTCTGGGTGCGCGAACGCGGTGCGGAGAACCTCGTCACACAACGCTAA
- a CDS encoding FKBP-type peptidyl-prolyl cis-trans isomerase, producing the protein MLIAANKAVSIDYTLTNDAGEVIDSSAGGAPLVYLQGAGNIIPGLEKALEGKAVGDELEVSVEPEDAYGEYAAELVSTLSRSMFEGVDELEVGMQFHASAPDGQMQIVTIRDLDGDDVTVDGNHPLAGQRLNFKVKVVDIRDASQEEVAHGHVHGEGGHHH; encoded by the coding sequence ATGCTGATCGCCGCCAATAAGGCTGTCTCCATCGACTATACCCTGACCAACGACGCTGGTGAGGTCATCGACAGCTCCGCCGGCGGCGCTCCGCTGGTCTACCTGCAAGGCGCAGGCAACATCATCCCGGGCCTGGAAAAAGCCCTGGAAGGCAAAGCTGTTGGTGACGAGCTGGAAGTTTCCGTTGAACCGGAAGACGCTTATGGCGAATACGCTGCCGAACTGGTCAGCACCCTGAGCCGCAGCATGTTCGAAGGCGTTGACGAGCTGGAAGTCGGCATGCAGTTCCACGCGTCGGCGCCGGACGGCCAGATGCAGATCGTGACCATCCGTGACCTGGACGGCGACGACGTTACCGTCGACGGTAACCACCCACTGGCCGGTCAGCGCCTGAACTTCAAAGTGAAGGTCGTTGATATCCGTGATGCCAGCCAGGAAGAAGTCGCTCATGGCCACGTCCATGGCGAAGGTGGCCATCACCACTGA
- a CDS encoding HopJ type III effector protein translates to MSDLNTLRASLKSGEHLFADTLAFIAAGYDYQPQAFNNGGVENAAGQNEGSCKTLGLALLEGLSDEEALLAFGEHYRSVVATPEGSDHGNIRALIKHGLAGVKFTAQPLTRR, encoded by the coding sequence ATGAGTGATCTGAACACCCTGCGCGCCAGCCTCAAGAGCGGCGAGCACCTTTTCGCCGACACCCTGGCGTTCATCGCCGCTGGTTACGACTATCAGCCGCAAGCGTTCAACAACGGCGGCGTGGAAAACGCGGCCGGGCAGAACGAAGGTTCGTGCAAGACCCTGGGGCTGGCGCTGCTGGAAGGCTTGAGCGATGAAGAAGCGCTGCTGGCGTTCGGCGAACATTACCGTTCGGTGGTGGCGACGCCTGAGGGCAGCGATCACGGCAATATCCGGGCGCTGATCAAGCACGGTCTGGCCGGTGTGAAGTTCACCGCCCAGCCGCTGACCCGCCGCTGA
- a CDS encoding NADH:flavin oxidoreductase, protein MPVQALFKPFHLGTLELPTRVVMAPMTRSFSPGGVPNSKVIEYYRRRAAAGVGLIITEGTTVGHVASNGYPNVPQFFGDAPLAGWKKVVDAVHAEGGKIVPQLWHVGSVRRIGTEPDASVPGYGPSEKLKDGQVVVHGMSKQDIQDVIAAFAQAAKDAQSIGMDGVEIHGAHGYLIDQFFWEGSNQRTDEYGGNLANRSRFAIELIQAVRAAVGEGFPIIFRFSQWKQQDYTACLVQTPEALGEFLKPLADAGVDIFHCSTRRFWEPEFDGSELNLAGWTRKLTGKPTITVGSVGLDGEFLQFMVNTDKVAQPASLENLLERLNKEEFDLVAVGRALLVDPDWAQKVREGREQDILPFSREALMTLV, encoded by the coding sequence ATGCCGGTCCAAGCCCTGTTCAAACCGTTCCACCTCGGTACCCTCGAACTGCCGACCCGTGTGGTCATGGCGCCGATGACCCGCTCGTTTTCCCCGGGCGGCGTACCCAACTCCAAAGTCATCGAGTACTACCGTCGCCGTGCCGCCGCCGGCGTCGGCCTGATCATCACCGAAGGCACCACCGTCGGCCACGTTGCCTCCAACGGTTACCCGAACGTGCCGCAGTTCTTTGGTGACGCGCCATTGGCCGGCTGGAAAAAAGTCGTCGACGCGGTGCATGCCGAGGGCGGCAAGATTGTTCCGCAGCTGTGGCACGTGGGCAGCGTGCGCCGCATCGGCACCGAGCCGGACGCCAGCGTGCCGGGTTACGGCCCGTCGGAAAAACTCAAGGACGGTCAGGTCGTGGTGCACGGCATGAGCAAGCAGGACATTCAGGACGTCATCGCCGCATTCGCCCAGGCGGCCAAGGATGCGCAAAGCATCGGCATGGACGGCGTGGAGATCCACGGCGCCCACGGTTACCTGATCGACCAGTTCTTCTGGGAAGGCAGCAACCAGCGCACCGACGAGTACGGCGGCAACCTGGCCAACCGTTCGCGTTTCGCCATCGAATTGATTCAAGCGGTACGCGCTGCGGTCGGCGAGGGTTTCCCGATCATTTTCCGCTTCTCGCAGTGGAAACAGCAGGACTACACCGCATGTCTGGTGCAGACCCCGGAGGCCCTGGGTGAATTCCTCAAGCCGCTGGCCGATGCCGGTGTGGACATTTTCCACTGCTCGACGCGGCGTTTCTGGGAGCCTGAGTTCGACGGTTCCGAGCTGAACCTGGCCGGCTGGACGCGCAAGCTGACCGGCAAGCCGACCATCACGGTTGGCAGCGTCGGCCTGGATGGCGAGTTCCTGCAGTTCATGGTCAATACTGACAAGGTCGCGCAACCGGCCAGTCTGGAGAACCTGCTGGAGCGTCTGAACAAAGAGGAGTTCGATCTGGTGGCGGTGGGCCGTGCGTTGCTGGTCGATCCGGACTGGGCGCAGAAAGTCCGTGAAGGGCGTGAGCAGGACATTCTGCCGTTCAGCCGTGAGGCGCTGATGACGCTGGTTTAA
- a CDS encoding glutathione peroxidase, whose translation MSAFHDLKLTALDGQELPLAPFKGQVVLVVNVASKCGLTPQYAALENLYQQFKGKGFSVLGLPCNQFAGQEPGSEQEIQEFCSLNYGVTFPLSSKLEVNGHDRHQLYRLLAGEGAEFPGDITWNFEKFLLGKDGRVLARFSPRTAPDDPTIVHAIEKALS comes from the coding sequence ATGAGTGCTTTTCACGACCTTAAGTTGACAGCCCTGGATGGTCAGGAGCTACCGCTGGCGCCTTTCAAGGGCCAAGTCGTGCTGGTGGTCAACGTCGCCTCCAAATGCGGCTTGACCCCACAGTACGCGGCACTGGAAAACCTCTACCAGCAATTCAAAGGCAAAGGCTTCAGTGTGCTGGGCCTGCCGTGCAATCAGTTTGCCGGTCAGGAACCTGGTAGCGAACAGGAAATTCAAGAGTTCTGCAGCCTCAACTACGGTGTCACCTTTCCGTTGTCGAGCAAACTCGAAGTCAACGGTCACGACCGTCATCAGCTCTACCGCCTGCTGGCGGGCGAGGGCGCGGAGTTTCCCGGTGACATCACCTGGAACTTCGAGAAATTCCTGCTCGGCAAGGACGGCCGGGTGCTGGCGCGATTCTCGCCGCGCACTGCGCCGGATGATCCGACCATTGTTCACGCGATTGAAAAAGCGCTGAGCTGA
- a CDS encoding acyltransferase — protein sequence MLDFLPAPLRGVIASLLLALNTILLCSFLFCVALIKVLPFDLARRASLWLMSHTHEAWISYNKAWMNLVRRTRWHVSGLQGLDYQHSYLITSNHQSWVDILVLQYVLNRRIQPLKFFLKQELIWVPVIGLAWWALGFPFMKRYSKAYLEKHPEKKGKDLETTRKTCAKFRNNPVGIFNFVEGTRFTEGKHAQQQSPFKYLLKPKAGGIAFVLDAMGEQLESIVNVTIHYPGGRPGFWDLLCGNVRDVVVHFEELRIPPAFIGKNYDQDGEYRLQFQGWINQLWQDKDALLEQMHREYPAKR from the coding sequence ATGCTGGACTTTCTCCCTGCACCGCTGCGCGGCGTGATCGCCTCGTTGTTGCTGGCGCTCAATACGATTCTGCTGTGCTCGTTTCTGTTCTGCGTGGCGCTGATCAAAGTGCTGCCGTTCGACCTCGCCCGACGCGCCTCGCTGTGGCTGATGAGCCACACCCACGAAGCGTGGATCAGCTACAACAAGGCCTGGATGAACCTGGTGCGCCGCACGCGCTGGCACGTCAGCGGCCTGCAAGGCCTGGACTACCAACACTCGTACCTGATCACCAGCAACCACCAGAGCTGGGTCGACATTCTGGTGCTGCAATACGTGCTCAACCGGCGTATTCAGCCGTTGAAGTTCTTCCTCAAGCAGGAGCTGATCTGGGTCCCGGTGATCGGTCTGGCGTGGTGGGCACTGGGCTTTCCGTTCATGAAGCGCTACTCCAAGGCCTATCTGGAAAAGCACCCGGAAAAGAAAGGCAAGGACCTGGAAACCACGCGCAAGACCTGCGCGAAATTCCGCAACAACCCGGTGGGGATTTTCAACTTCGTCGAGGGCACGCGCTTCACCGAAGGCAAGCATGCGCAGCAGCAATCACCGTTCAAATACCTGCTCAAGCCCAAGGCTGGTGGCATTGCGTTTGTACTGGACGCGATGGGCGAGCAACTGGAGTCGATCGTCAACGTGACCATCCACTACCCAGGCGGGCGTCCGGGCTTCTGGGATTTGTTGTGCGGCAATGTGCGCGACGTGGTGGTGCACTTTGAAGAGCTGCGGATTCCGCCGGCGTTCATCGGCAAGAACTACGATCAGGACGGCGAATACCGCCTGCAGTTTCAGGGCTGGATCAATCAGCTGTGGCAGGACAAGGATGCGTTGCTGGAACAGATGCACCGCGAGTATCCAGCCAAACGCTAA